A genomic region of Halomonas aestuarii contains the following coding sequences:
- a CDS encoding lysozyme-like domain containing protein, with translation MIMKWLRPLLAMTALLWLAGCAMLAPAPPSDQRNVCEIFREQPSWYDHARSSQEKWGTPIATQMAFIKRESSFRSHVKPPRQHLLGFIPWRRPSSAYGYAQAQDPVWGEYEDEAGSLFARRTHIKHATDFIGWYNARTHRMTGVSLHNPEHLYLAYHEGQGGYRRGSYRGKPAVRRAAREVARTASRYQSQLAACEAEFRCDRFYQVWPFCR, from the coding sequence ATGATCATGAAATGGCTCAGGCCCCTGCTGGCCATGACCGCGCTGCTCTGGCTGGCCGGCTGCGCGATGCTGGCGCCGGCACCGCCGAGCGATCAACGCAATGTCTGCGAGATCTTTCGCGAGCAGCCGAGCTGGTATGACCATGCACGCAGCTCCCAGGAGAAGTGGGGTACGCCCATCGCGACCCAGATGGCCTTCATCAAGCGCGAGTCCTCCTTCCGCAGCCATGTGAAGCCACCCCGCCAGCATCTGCTGGGGTTCATCCCCTGGAGACGCCCTTCATCGGCCTATGGGTATGCCCAGGCCCAGGACCCGGTGTGGGGCGAATACGAGGATGAGGCGGGCAGCCTCTTCGCCCGGCGCACGCATATCAAGCACGCCACCGATTTCATCGGCTGGTACAACGCGCGCACCCATCGCATGACCGGGGTGTCGCTCCACAACCCCGAACACCTCTACCTGGCCTATCACGAAGGGCAGGGCGGCTATCGCCGAGGCTCCTATCGCGGCAAGCCGGCCGTGAGGCGTGCCGCCCGGGAGGTGGCCCGCACGGCCTCTCGCTATCAGTCCCAGCTCGCGGCCTGTGAAGCCGAGTTCCGCTGCGATCGCTTCTATCAGGTCTGGCCGTTCTGCCGGTAA
- a CDS encoding phasin family protein: MTNVFNFDTKQFDTAQVDSMFFAPARAFAALSVDFTEKMVNAQLDATKAYADTNLAQLRKLVEVKDAEGLKSYLEGQQEVAKELTERLKGDAEKVTALQQEFAQESQKLTESSVKQAQESAEQATETATKAVKEAAPKAAK, translated from the coding sequence ATGACCAACGTTTTCAACTTCGACACCAAGCAATTTGACACCGCTCAGGTTGATTCCATGTTCTTCGCCCCGGCGCGTGCCTTCGCTGCCCTGTCCGTCGACTTCACCGAGAAGATGGTCAATGCCCAGCTCGACGCCACCAAGGCCTATGCCGACACCAACCTGGCGCAGCTGCGCAAGCTGGTCGAGGTCAAGGACGCCGAAGGCCTCAAGAGCTACCTGGAAGGCCAGCAGGAAGTCGCCAAGGAGCTGACCGAGCGCCTGAAGGGCGATGCCGAGAAGGTGACTGCCCTCCAGCAGGAGTTCGCTCAGGAAAGCCAGAAGCTGACCGAGAGCAGCGTCAAGCAGGCCCAGGAAAGCGCCGAGCAGGCCACCGAGACCGCCACCAAGGCCGTCAAGGAAGCCGCGCCCAAGGCCGCCAAGTAA
- a CDS encoding phasin family protein, producing MTNVFNFDTKQFDTAQVESMFIAPARAFAALSVDFTEKMVNAQLEATKAYTDTNLAQLRKLVEVKDAEGFKSYLEGQQEVTKELTERLKDDTEKAVALQQEFAQESQKLTEASVKQAQESAKKATETATKAVKEAAPKAAK from the coding sequence ATGACTAACGTATTCAACTTCGACACCAAGCAGTTTGATACCGCTCAGGTCGAGTCCATGTTCATCGCTCCGGCGCGTGCCTTCGCTGCCCTGTCCGTCGACTTCACCGAGAAGATGGTCAATGCCCAGCTCGAGGCCACCAAGGCCTATACCGACACCAACCTGGCGCAGCTGCGCAAGCTGGTAGAGGTCAAGGACGCCGAAGGCTTCAAGAGCTACCTGGAAGGCCAGCAGGAAGTCACCAAGGAGCTGACCGAGCGCCTGAAGGACGATACCGAGAAGGCAGTGGCTCTCCAGCAGGAGTTCGCCCAGGAAAGCCAGAAGCTGACCGAGGCCAGCGTCAAGCAAGCCCAGGAAAGCGCCAAGAAGGCCACCGAGACCGCCACCAAGGCCGTCAAGGAAGCCGCTCCCAAGGCCGCCAAGTAA
- a CDS encoding histone deacetylase family protein yields the protein MATTVLIYYDFRMLGHNPHGWDPDRPEWTDAVKAMIELQYPNANLDTYSHPERPGRLTAIVDRLLNGPIAGVRWMLPATASATQLERAHDAAYVAHVESLDGQSGWLAKDTTAVSPGSVTAARLAAGSGISAIEAITAGEAQRAFCIVRPPGHHAPADRARGFCLYNNLAVAAAHARKALGYDRVMIWDLDMHHGNGTQDIFYDDPSVLVVDSHCAAPFYPGSGLLAETGAGAGVGYHLNVPLPMGFGNAALLEVFEQVVRPAAHAFQPELLLISAGVDCHYLDMVCTMDETGYAAVTQRLCALADELCDGRLVMMLEGGYNAKALADSTYAVIDALAGNPVSALNVLPDDPGSAAVADAAAFHATSIATLAPGGTARRLSR from the coding sequence ATGGCGACAACGGTATTGATCTATTACGACTTCCGCATGCTCGGTCACAATCCACACGGCTGGGACCCTGACCGTCCCGAGTGGACTGACGCCGTCAAGGCGATGATTGAGCTTCAGTACCCCAATGCCAACCTGGACACCTATAGCCATCCGGAACGTCCGGGTCGGCTGACGGCGATCGTCGATCGGCTGCTTAACGGGCCTATCGCCGGTGTGCGCTGGATGCTGCCGGCCACGGCCAGCGCCACCCAGCTAGAGAGGGCACATGATGCGGCCTATGTGGCCCATGTCGAGTCGCTGGACGGTCAATCCGGCTGGCTGGCCAAGGACACGACCGCCGTATCGCCGGGCAGCGTGACAGCGGCCCGCCTGGCGGCCGGCTCCGGAATCAGCGCGATCGAAGCTATCACCGCCGGTGAAGCCCAGCGGGCGTTCTGTATCGTGCGTCCGCCGGGCCACCATGCTCCGGCCGACCGTGCCAGGGGCTTTTGCCTGTATAACAACCTGGCGGTCGCCGCGGCGCATGCACGCAAGGCGCTCGGCTATGACCGAGTCATGATCTGGGACCTGGACATGCACCACGGCAACGGTACCCAGGACATTTTCTATGACGATCCCAGCGTGCTGGTGGTCGATAGCCACTGCGCGGCACCGTTCTACCCGGGCAGCGGCCTGTTGGCCGAAACCGGCGCCGGAGCGGGCGTTGGCTACCACCTCAACGTGCCGCTGCCCATGGGGTTTGGCAACGCCGCGCTATTGGAGGTGTTCGAGCAGGTGGTACGACCAGCAGCGCACGCATTCCAGCCCGAACTCCTGCTGATCTCCGCTGGCGTCGACTGTCATTACCTCGACATGGTCTGCACCATGGACGAGACCGGCTATGCCGCCGTCACCCAGCGCCTGTGCGCCCTGGCCGATGAGCTCTGTGACGGCCGACTGGTGATGATGCTGGAAGGCGGCTACAACGCGAAGGCATTGGCCGACAGCACCTATGCGGTCATTGACGCGTTGGCAGGGAATCCGGTGAGTGCCCTCAACGTCCTGCCGGACGACCCAGGTTCTGCTGCCGTGGCCGACGCAGCGGCCTTCCACGCGACGTCCATCGCCACACTGGCGCCCGGCGGCACTGCACGCCGTCTGTCCCGGTGA
- a CDS encoding carboxylate--amine ligase, which translates to MSVTSETPLSRDVSAWRDPTMDSVRGTETPKDPDKGYIALLGWSVNAIKAAQKFDRRYIVVAPDWAEDFCTANKIPFIPWDFTRLNDRSMEIAERLKAEGVDVAIPLFEETVEWSGAINSVLFNEPHMYGQSILFRDKALMKRRAQLGGIRVGIFEEAYEKEDIVRFMRRVNQTLLHLEGDPDDPIHVKAFDKAGCLGHRMIRKIEDIDAIPAEEYPLLMESHLSGWEFAVEAWIHDGKIKFLNISEYVTLGYSVFVPATRELESWRNAITRQIELLIKTFDIKFGFIHPEYFVTADGEMYFGEVAYRPPGFKVFELIERVYGFNAYQASMLVFDPKSTKEEVDSFFPREVVDAKGYAGCFGVYPRRRVISRLEMPKETIEHPYFESHELVPPTEETVPDRLAYGTHWGLVFFFGDDPIKMRDLLKAQEELDFYV; encoded by the coding sequence ATGTCGGTAACGTCAGAAACTCCATTATCCAGAGATGTATCAGCCTGGCGCGATCCCACCATGGACTCGGTTCGTGGGACGGAAACGCCAAAGGATCCCGACAAGGGCTACATCGCCCTGCTTGGCTGGAGCGTCAATGCGATCAAGGCTGCGCAGAAGTTCGACCGCCGCTATATCGTGGTGGCTCCTGACTGGGCGGAAGATTTCTGTACGGCCAACAAGATCCCTTTCATCCCATGGGATTTTACCCGTCTGAACGATCGGTCCATGGAGATTGCGGAAAGGCTGAAGGCGGAGGGCGTCGATGTCGCCATACCGCTGTTCGAGGAAACCGTCGAGTGGTCAGGGGCAATCAACTCGGTCCTCTTCAATGAGCCTCATATGTACGGCCAGTCTATTCTGTTTCGTGACAAGGCGCTGATGAAGCGCCGTGCACAGCTTGGCGGCATTCGTGTCGGGATTTTCGAGGAGGCGTACGAGAAGGAGGACATCGTCCGCTTCATGAGACGCGTCAACCAGACACTGCTCCACCTTGAGGGTGACCCTGACGACCCGATTCACGTCAAGGCATTCGACAAGGCCGGCTGCCTCGGCCACCGAATGATTCGCAAGATAGAAGATATTGACGCCATTCCGGCGGAAGAATATCCCCTGCTGATGGAAAGTCACCTGAGTGGCTGGGAGTTTGCCGTCGAGGCCTGGATCCATGACGGGAAGATCAAGTTCCTGAACATTTCCGAATACGTGACGCTGGGCTACTCGGTGTTCGTCCCCGCTACCAGAGAGCTCGAGAGCTGGCGCAACGCGATCACCAGGCAGATCGAGCTGCTGATCAAGACCTTCGACATCAAGTTCGGGTTTATTCATCCCGAGTACTTCGTCACTGCTGACGGCGAAATGTACTTTGGCGAAGTCGCGTATCGCCCGCCCGGGTTCAAGGTTTTCGAGCTGATCGAACGAGTCTACGGATTCAATGCGTATCAAGCATCGATGTTGGTGTTCGACCCGAAAAGCACCAAGGAAGAGGTGGACAGCTTCTTCCCCCGCGAAGTGGTCGACGCGAAGGGCTACGCCGGTTGCTTCGGTGTGTATCCAAGGCGTCGGGTGATCAGCAGGCTGGAAATGCCCAAGGAAACGATCGAGCACCCCTACTTCGAATCGCACGAATTGGTCCCGCCGACAGAAGAGACGGTGCCTGACCGGTTGGCCTACGGAACTCACTGGGGCCTGGTCTTCTTCTTTGGTGACGACCCCATCAAGATGCGGGACCTCCTGAAAGCCCAGGAAGAGCTGGACTTCTATGTTTAG
- a CDS encoding YbfB/YjiJ family MFS transporter produces MARPFPLSPRFRVLLAGVFSQILCIGVARFAYTPLLPVMQQQTWMSEADGGWLAALNYAGYMLGALMAASIHRIRLKDTLYRLGLVLAVLSTAGMALTDSFWAWAALRFVAGLSSSASMLLASGLILHWLIAHRQRGELGIHFAGVGLGMLVAALAVELMLQLSFDWRAQWWGFGALALALLVPAWRWLPRPARPLPGAGGGHAHAASPPTRTFMRLMLAAYFCAGYGYVISATFIVAIVEREPLLAGAGNWTFALVGLAAAPAVMLWDLVARRIGYLGALVAAMVLQVVGIVLPALTTHLGMVLLSAVLYGGTFLGCVSLVLTMAGRLYPQSPARLMGRMTLAYGAAQIIAPALTGMLAEATGHYGIGLWLAGGFVALGALLLVWLRRVDQTAQRLDAEGKVTAAE; encoded by the coding sequence ATGGCGAGACCTTTCCCTCTTTCCCCTCGCTTCAGGGTGCTGCTGGCCGGGGTGTTCAGCCAGATCCTGTGCATCGGCGTGGCGCGCTTCGCCTACACGCCGCTGCTGCCGGTGATGCAACAGCAGACCTGGATGAGCGAGGCCGACGGCGGCTGGCTGGCCGCCCTCAACTATGCCGGCTACATGCTCGGGGCCCTGATGGCGGCCTCGATCCACCGCATCCGGCTCAAGGACACCCTCTACCGCCTGGGGCTCGTGCTGGCGGTGCTCTCCACGGCGGGCATGGCGCTGACCGACAGCTTCTGGGCCTGGGCCGCGCTGCGCTTCGTGGCCGGGCTCTCCAGCAGCGCCTCGATGCTGCTCGCCTCGGGGCTGATCCTGCACTGGCTGATCGCCCACCGGCAGCGCGGCGAGCTGGGCATCCACTTCGCCGGGGTGGGGCTCGGCATGCTGGTGGCGGCCCTGGCGGTGGAGCTGATGCTGCAGCTGTCGTTCGACTGGCGGGCGCAGTGGTGGGGGTTCGGCGCCCTGGCGCTGGCGCTGCTGGTGCCCGCCTGGCGCTGGCTGCCGCGCCCCGCCAGGCCCCTTCCGGGCGCCGGCGGTGGCCATGCGCACGCCGCTTCGCCGCCCACGCGCACCTTCATGCGGCTGATGCTGGCCGCCTACTTCTGCGCCGGCTACGGCTACGTGATCAGCGCGACCTTCATCGTCGCCATCGTGGAGCGCGAGCCGCTGCTGGCCGGCGCGGGCAACTGGACCTTCGCCCTGGTGGGCCTGGCTGCCGCCCCGGCCGTGATGCTGTGGGACCTGGTCGCCCGGCGCATCGGCTACCTGGGGGCGCTGGTGGCCGCCATGGTGCTGCAGGTGGTGGGCATCGTGCTGCCCGCGCTGACCACGCACCTCGGCATGGTGCTGCTCAGCGCCGTGCTCTACGGCGGCACCTTCCTGGGCTGCGTGAGCCTGGTGCTGACCATGGCGGGACGGCTCTATCCCCAGAGCCCGGCGCGGCTGATGGGGCGCATGACCCTGGCCTATGGGGCGGCACAGATCATCGCCCCGGCGCTCACCGGCATGCTCGCCGAGGCCACCGGCCACTATGGCATCGGCCTGTGGCTGGCCGGCGGCTTCGTGGCGCTGGGCGCGCTGCTGCTGGTGTGGCTGCGTCGGGTGGACCAGACAGCCCAGCGGCTGGATGCCGAGGGGAAGGTGACAGCGGCGGAGTGA
- a CDS encoding DUF4349 domain-containing protein, with translation MPAQLRSPRRLLPLLLLAAVLGLAGCDGGAPPLDGPPRPNVAPEAARVSGEAMLRQADVAGAALPGDGEAPDARIEERRGYNLQFEAADALLAAYRETHEACLVSLDCQVQQGRLQTPRHGLASGYLAMRVARDRVDEAEPVRLVAESPALSGVEITRNDRTQQMIDTEARLAQQIVLRERLQELAREGRGFSERRIQDLLQVERELARVQGEIESMQGQQRHLARVTDTVAITASFQEQRWVEPRQHGVLAPLWRALDRSVALFFESVGQVILVVVFLTPWLVLGLPVLWLLSRLWRPVRRAFSRLGERRRRRAPRDPEA, from the coding sequence ATGCCTGCCCAGCTTCGATCCCCTCGTCGTCTCCTGCCGCTCCTCCTGCTGGCCGCCGTCCTGGGCCTGGCGGGCTGCGACGGCGGCGCGCCCCCCCTCGACGGCCCCCCGCGACCGAACGTGGCCCCGGAGGCGGCACGCGTCTCCGGCGAGGCGATGTTGCGCCAGGCGGATGTCGCCGGTGCCGCCCTCCCGGGCGACGGCGAGGCGCCCGATGCCCGCATCGAGGAGCGCCGCGGCTACAACCTGCAGTTCGAGGCGGCCGATGCCCTGCTGGCCGCCTATCGCGAGACCCACGAGGCCTGCCTGGTCAGCCTTGACTGCCAGGTGCAGCAGGGGCGCCTGCAGACGCCACGGCACGGCCTGGCCAGCGGTTATCTCGCCATGCGCGTGGCGCGCGACCGGGTGGATGAGGCCGAGCCGGTGCGACTGGTGGCCGAATCGCCGGCGCTGAGCGGCGTGGAGATCACCCGCAACGACCGTACCCAGCAGATGATCGACACCGAGGCCCGGCTCGCCCAGCAGATCGTGCTGCGCGAGCGGCTCCAGGAACTGGCCCGGGAGGGGCGCGGCTTCAGCGAGCGGCGCATCCAGGACCTGCTGCAGGTGGAGCGGGAGCTCGCCCGGGTGCAGGGCGAGATCGAGTCGATGCAGGGCCAGCAGCGCCACCTCGCCCGCGTCACCGACACCGTGGCGATCACCGCCAGCTTCCAGGAGCAGCGCTGGGTGGAGCCCCGCCAGCACGGCGTGCTCGCCCCCCTGTGGCGGGCGCTGGATCGTAGCGTGGCGCTGTTCTTCGAGTCGGTGGGTCAGGTCATCCTGGTGGTGGTGTTCCTCACCCCCTGGCTGGTGCTCGGCCTGCCCGTGCTGTGGCTGCTCAGCCGGCTGTGGCGGCCGGTGCGCCGGGCGTTCTCCCGGCTGGGCGAGCGGCGACGCCGGCGCGCGCCCCGTGATCCCGAGGCCTGA
- a CDS encoding SAM-dependent methyltransferase has translation MWDERYDTDDYLYGTEPNDFLRERVDLIGEPPKRVLCLADGEGRNGVYLARLGHQVLSVDASPVGQRKAARLAEREGVPLETLLADLTEHVFPAEAFDAVVSIFCHVPSAGRPHLHRQVIRTLEPGGILILEAYTPAQVPRDTGGPDTPDRTPTATELEAAYADLEILWSREFDRPVIEGRGHTGLGAVVQFVARKR, from the coding sequence ATGTGGGATGAACGCTACGACACCGACGACTACCTCTACGGCACCGAGCCCAACGACTTCCTGCGCGAGCGGGTGGACCTGATCGGCGAGCCGCCGAAGCGGGTGCTCTGCCTGGCCGACGGCGAAGGGCGCAACGGCGTCTACCTGGCCCGGCTGGGCCACCAGGTCCTCTCGGTGGATGCCTCGCCGGTCGGCCAGCGCAAGGCGGCCCGGCTGGCCGAGCGGGAGGGCGTGCCTCTCGAGACCCTGCTCGCCGACCTCACCGAGCATGTCTTTCCGGCGGAGGCCTTCGATGCGGTGGTGTCGATCTTCTGCCATGTGCCCTCGGCCGGGCGGCCGCACCTCCATCGCCAGGTGATCCGCACCCTGGAGCCCGGCGGCATCCTGATCCTGGAGGCCTACACGCCGGCCCAGGTGCCGCGCGACACCGGCGGGCCCGACACCCCGGATCGCACCCCCACCGCGACGGAGCTGGAGGCGGCCTACGCCGACCTCGAGATCCTCTGGAGCCGCGAGTTCGACCGCCCGGTGATCGAGGGCCGCGGCCATACCGGCCTGGGGGCCGTGGTGCAGTTCGTCGCCCGCAAGCGCTGA
- a CDS encoding LysR family transcriptional regulator, translated as MKLNYHHLYHFWQVARSGHLTRTAESLHVSQSALSHQIRQLEERLGQKLFLRQGRQLRLSEAGRLAFDYADAIFRQGEELTALFTEGGHAHREVIRVGAVATLSRNFQEEFLRPLLDREDMELSLQSGGLDDLLRRLSAHRLDVVLANQSVRGDDQHPWRSQRLTRQPVGLIGASSLAPLPAFPEGLRGRGLIVPGPDSSVRQAFDQLCDYHRLSPTIIAEVDDMAMMRLLARDTHHLAVMPPVVVRDELRAGTLTDFGALPGVFEEFYAITIRRRFESPLVKRLLGQSSEALLPTAQE; from the coding sequence ATGAAGCTCAACTATCACCATCTCTACCACTTCTGGCAGGTCGCCCGGTCGGGCCACCTGACGCGCACCGCCGAGTCACTGCACGTCTCGCAGTCGGCGCTCTCCCACCAGATCCGGCAGCTGGAGGAGCGCCTGGGCCAGAAGCTGTTCCTCCGCCAGGGGCGCCAGCTGCGCCTGTCCGAGGCGGGGCGGCTGGCCTTCGACTACGCCGACGCCATCTTCCGCCAGGGGGAGGAGCTGACCGCGCTGTTCACCGAGGGCGGCCATGCGCATCGCGAGGTCATCCGGGTGGGGGCGGTGGCGACGCTGTCCCGTAACTTCCAGGAGGAGTTCCTTCGGCCGCTGCTCGACCGCGAGGACATGGAGCTGAGCCTGCAAAGCGGCGGCCTGGACGACCTGCTGCGCCGCCTCTCCGCCCACCGGCTCGACGTGGTGCTCGCCAACCAGTCGGTGCGCGGCGACGACCAGCACCCGTGGCGCTCCCAGCGGCTGACGCGCCAGCCGGTCGGCCTGATCGGCGCCTCCAGCCTCGCCCCGCTGCCGGCGTTCCCCGAGGGGCTGCGCGGCCGCGGCCTGATCGTGCCCGGCCCCGACAGCAGCGTGCGCCAGGCCTTCGACCAGCTGTGCGACTACCACCGGCTGTCGCCCACGATCATCGCCGAGGTGGATGACATGGCCATGATGCGCCTGCTGGCGCGCGACACCCACCACCTGGCGGTGATGCCGCCGGTGGTGGTCCGCGACGAGCTGCGCGCCGGCACGCTGACCGACTTCGGCGCCCTGCCCGGTGTCTTCGAGGAGTTCTACGCCATCACCATCCGCCGGCGCTTCGAGTCGCCCCTGGTCAAGCGCCTGCTGGGCCAGTCGAGCGAGGCGCTGCTGCCGACGGCACAGGAGTGA